One Streptomyces sp. NBC_00223 genomic window carries:
- the treS gene encoding maltose alpha-D-glucosyltransferase: MIVNEPVPDTFEDTPAKDRDPDWFKRAVFYEVLVRSFQDSNGDGVGDLKGITAKLDYLQWLGVDCLWLPPFFASPLRDGGYDVADYTAVLPEFGDLADFVEFVDAAHQRGMRVIIDFVMNHTSDQHPWFQASRSDPTGPYGDFYTWADDDKQFADARVIFVDTETSNWTFDPVRKQYYWHRFFSHQPDLNYENPRVQEEILAALRFWLDLGIDGFRLDAVPYLYQEEGTNCENLPRTHDFLKRVRTEIDTQYPDTVLLAEANQWPEDVVDYFGDFGKGGDECHMAFHFPVMPRIFMAVRRESRYPVSEILAKTPAIPATCQWGIFLRNHDELTLEMVTDEERDYMYAEYAKDPRMRANIGIRRRLAPLLDNDRNQIELFTALLLSLPGSPILYYGDEIGMGDNIWLGDRDAVRTPMQWTPDRNAGFSSSDPGRLYLPTIMDPVYGYQVTNVEAQMSSPSSLLHWTRRMIEIRKQNRAFGVGSYTELSSSNPAVLAFLREDGDDLVLCVNNFSRFAQPTELDLRQFTGRHPVELIGGVRFPAIGRLPYLLTLAGHGFYWFRLRRDPA, from the coding sequence TTGATCGTCAACGAACCCGTCCCTGACACCTTCGAGGACACACCGGCCAAGGACCGCGATCCCGACTGGTTCAAACGGGCGGTGTTCTACGAAGTCCTCGTCCGCTCCTTCCAGGACAGCAACGGCGACGGCGTCGGAGATCTGAAGGGCATCACCGCCAAACTCGACTATCTGCAATGGCTGGGCGTCGACTGCCTGTGGCTGCCGCCGTTCTTCGCCTCCCCCCTGCGGGACGGCGGGTACGACGTGGCGGACTACACGGCGGTCCTGCCGGAATTCGGCGACCTGGCCGATTTCGTGGAGTTCGTGGACGCCGCGCACCAGCGCGGCATGCGCGTGATCATCGACTTCGTCATGAACCACACCAGCGACCAGCACCCCTGGTTCCAGGCGTCCCGCAGCGACCCCACCGGGCCGTACGGGGACTTCTACACCTGGGCGGACGACGACAAGCAGTTCGCCGACGCCCGGGTCATCTTCGTCGACACCGAAACCTCGAACTGGACCTTCGACCCGGTCCGCAAGCAGTACTACTGGCACCGGTTCTTCTCCCACCAGCCGGATCTCAACTACGAGAACCCGCGGGTGCAGGAGGAGATCCTGGCCGCGCTGCGCTTCTGGCTCGACCTGGGCATCGACGGCTTCCGGCTCGACGCGGTGCCGTACCTCTACCAGGAGGAGGGCACCAACTGCGAGAACCTGCCGCGCACCCACGACTTCCTCAAGCGGGTGCGCACGGAGATCGACACGCAGTACCCGGACACCGTCCTGCTCGCCGAGGCCAACCAGTGGCCCGAGGACGTCGTCGACTACTTCGGCGACTTCGGCAAGGGCGGCGACGAATGCCACATGGCGTTCCACTTCCCGGTGATGCCGCGGATCTTCATGGCGGTCCGGCGGGAATCCCGCTACCCCGTCTCGGAAATCCTGGCCAAGACCCCGGCCATCCCGGCCACCTGTCAGTGGGGCATCTTCCTGCGGAACCATGACGAGCTGACCCTCGAAATGGTCACCGACGAGGAACGCGACTACATGTACGCGGAGTACGCCAAGGACCCACGGATGCGGGCCAACATCGGCATCCGCCGCCGCCTCGCGCCCCTGCTCGACAACGACCGCAACCAGATCGAGCTGTTCACCGCGCTGCTGCTGTCCCTGCCCGGCTCGCCGATCCTCTACTACGGCGACGAGATCGGCATGGGCGACAACATCTGGCTCGGCGACCGGGACGCCGTGCGCACCCCCATGCAGTGGACCCCGGACCGCAACGCCGGCTTCTCCTCCAGCGACCCCGGCCGGCTCTATCTGCCGACGATCATGGACCCGGTCTACGGGTACCAGGTCACCAATGTCGAGGCGCAGATGAGCTCACCCAGCTCGCTGCTGCACTGGACCCGGCGGATGATCGAGATCCGCAAGCAGAACCGGGCGTTCGGAGTCGGCTCCTACACCGAGCTGTCGTCCAGCAACCCGGCCGTGCTGGCCTTCCTGCGGGAGGACGGCGACGACCTGGTGCTGTGCGTGAACAACTTCTCCCGGTTCGCCCAGCCCACCGAGCTGGACCTGCGGCAGTTCACCGGCCGTCACCCGGTCGAGCTGATCGGCGGGGTGCGCTTCCCCGCGATCGGCCGGCTGCCGTACCTGCTCACCCTCGCGGGACACGGCTTCTACTGGTTCCGGCTGCGCCGCGATCCGGCCTGA